The stretch of DNA CGAGGGGAAGCTTGTACTTGATGGCCATGTACAATCTCAACTGCGTGAGCATGCTAAAGAATCGCATTTTCTTCAGCCGAACACGCCCACCGTTCCCTTTGCATGGCGGGTTCTCAAAGAAGTAACGGTGCATTGCATCTATGACTAGGCCTGAGGGTGCTGGGTTGCTTACTGACGAAGTTACGTTGTAGATGATCTGACCTTTTTGATCATCTGAGTGTGCTGCCATGGCAACCATCATAGCATTCACCACCATGTCCCCCGGAATCTGTCCAAACCACCCACCAATACCAACAACACATCACATATAGCTCGTCAAATGGTTCCTTGGGCATGTTTCCTTCCAAATTTTGGTTTATGATTTGTGAACAAACTCACCATGTCGAGTATTAAATCAAGGTTGCCTAGAAAGAATGGTAAGGTCTTCTTGGCATAACCCATGATCACTGCGTCGATGGTCCTGCAAAATATAAAAATGCTCAATAATCATTCACTGTCCTTGTGAAGGATCAAGAATTCAATTTTGAGTTCCAACACCTAATTCCTTCCATCCATCCAGGCAATGGCTCCTTGAGTGTACTGGTTATGATGCTCGGGCGGATGATGACCACTGGAAAGTCCCCTCGCAAGAGCcccatcatcatctcccccattGCCTTAGTGAAGACATA from Triticum aestivum cultivar Chinese Spring unplaced genomic scaffold, IWGSC CS RefSeq v2.1 scaffold165014, whole genome shotgun sequence encodes:
- the LOC123172377 gene encoding probable fatty acyl-CoA reductase 4, which translates into the protein MGETLRVGTHLDIESELNLIKETRRELRDAGSTEKDERKVMEKLGLKRARNFGWPNTYVFTKAMGEMMMGLLRGDFPVVIIRPSIITSTLKEPLPGWMEGIRTIDAVIMGYAKKTLPFFLGNLDLILDMIPGDMVVNAMMVAMAAHSDDQKGQIIYNVTSSVSNPAPSGLVIDAMHRYFFENPPCKGNGGRVRLKKMRFFSMLTQLRLYMAIKYKLPLEMLRLVSIALCGIFSECYNKLNGKYSFIMQMIELHAPYTLFKGCFEDTNLVKLRTTMNKDDQINNGAYYFDFDPKSINWVDYFYGVHIPGVLKYCI